From a region of the Helianthus annuus cultivar XRQ/B chromosome 5, HanXRQr2.0-SUNRISE, whole genome shotgun sequence genome:
- the LOC110942648 gene encoding chitinase 2 — protein sequence MASTQAASSKSDLFREYIGAEFNNVKFSDVPINPNVEFHYILAFAIDYTTSSSSSPTNGKFNVFWDTDNLSPSQVSSIKNQHSNVKVALSLGGDSVNGGSCYFSPSSVDSWVSNAVSSLTNIIQEYHLDGIDIDYEHFHADPETFAECIGKLITTLKNNGVISFASIAPYDDDDVQSHYLALWKSYGNIIDYVNFQFYAYDQGTTVSQFMNYFQTQSSNYGGGSILASFISDGSGGLAPQNGFFTACSRLRNQGKLGGIFVWSADDSKALGFRYEKQSQALLAAHP from the coding sequence ATGGCATCAACACAAGCTGCTTCATCAAAATCAGACCTTTTTCGGGAATATATCGGAGCAGAGTTCAACAATGTCAAATTTTCAGATGTACCCATCAACCCGAATGTCGAATTCCACTACATACTCGCTTTTGCAATAGACTACACCACTTCCTCTTCTTCGTCCCCGACCAATGGAAAGTTCAACGTGTTTTGGGACACCGATAATCTCAGCCCTTCTCAAGTCTCTTCTATCAAGAACCAACATTCTAATGTCAAAGTAGCTTTAAGCTTGGGAGGTGACAGTGTGAATGGCGGAAGCTGTTACTTTAGCCCTTCTTCGGTGGATTCATGGGTTTCTAACGCGGTTTCTTCACTCACCAACATCATCCAAGAGTATCACTTAGATGGGATTGATATCGACTACGAGCATTTTCATGCAGATCCTGAAACATTTGCTGAGTGCATTGGGAAGCTTATAACCACCCTCAAGAACAACGGAGTCATCTCATTTGCTTCTATAGCTccatatgatgatgatgacgttCAAAGCCATTATTTGGCTCTTTGGAAAAGTTATGGGAACATCATAGACTATGTCAACTTCCAGTTTTATGCATACGATCAGGGGACCACTGTTTCTCAGTTTATGAACTATTTTCAGACACAAAGCTCGAATTATGGAGGTGGTAGTATCTTGGCTAGCTTCATCAGTGATGGAAGTGGAGGGTTAGCACCACAGAACGGGTTTTTTACTGCGTGTAGCAGGCTTAGAAACCAAGGGAAGCTTGGCGGGATCTTTGTATGGTCTGCAGATGATTCAAAGGCTTTAGGTTTCCGCTACGAGAAGCAATCACAAGCTTTGCTGGCTGCTCATCCTTAG
- the LOC110923273 gene encoding chitinase 2 gives MAFSKLHIVLFAQLALVAMASTQPSASKSDIFREYIGAEFNNVKFSDVPINPNVEFHYILAFAIDYTTSSSSSPTNGKFNVFWDTDNLSPSQVSSIKNQHSNVKVALSLGGDSVNGGSCYFSPSSVDSWVSNAVSSLTNIIQEYHLDGIDIDYEHFHADPETFAECIGKLITTLKNNGVISFASIAPYDDDDIQSHYLALWKSYGHIIDYVNFQFYAYDKGTTVSQFMNYFQTQSSNYEGGSILASFISDGSGGLAPQNGFFTACSRLRNHGKLGGIFVWSADDSKALGFRYEKQSQALLAAHP, from the coding sequence ATGGCTTTCTCTAAACTTCACATTGTTCTTTTCGCTCAACTAGCTCTTGTAGCCATGGCATCAACACAACCTTCTGCATCAAAATCAGACATTTTTCGCGAATATATCGGAGCAGAGTTCAACAATGTCAAATTTTCAGATGTACCCATCAACCCGAATGTCGAGTTCCACTACATACTTGCTTTTGCAATCGATTACACCACTTCATCTTCTTCGTCCCCGACCAATGGAAAGTTCAACGTGTTTTGGGACACCGATAATCTCAGCCCTTCTCAAGTCTCTTCTATCAAGAACCAACATTCTAATGTCAAAGTAGCTTTGAGCTTGGGAGGTGACAGTGTGAATGGAGGAAGCTGTTACTTTAGCCCTTCTTCGGTGGATTCATGGGTTTCTAACGCGGTTTCTTCACTCACCAACATCATCCAAGAGTATCATTTAGATGGGATTGATATCGACTACGAGCATTTTCATGCAGATCCTGAAACATTTGCTGAGTGCATCGGGAAACTTATAACCACCCTCAAGAACAATGGGGTCATATCGTTTGCGTCTATAGCTccatatgatgatgatgacattCAAAGCCATTATTTGGCTCTTTGGAAAAGTTACGGTCACATAATAGACTATGTCAACTTCCAGTTTTATGCATATGATAAGGGGACCACTGTTTCTCAGTTTATGAACTATTTTCAGACACAAAGTTCGAATTACGAAGGTGGTAGTATCTTGGCTAGCTTCATCAGTGATGGAAGTGGAGGGTTAGCACCACAGAACGGGTTTTTTACTGCATGTAGCAGGCTTAGAAACCATGGGAAGCTTGGTGGGATCTTTGTATGGTCTGCAGATGATTCAAAGGCTTTAGGTTTCCGCTACGAGAAGCAGTCACAAGCTTTGTTGGCTGCCCACCCTTag